In Rattus rattus isolate New Zealand chromosome 3, Rrattus_CSIRO_v1, whole genome shotgun sequence, one genomic interval encodes:
- the Vtcn1 gene encoding V-set domain-containing T-cell activation inhibitor 1 translates to MASLGQIIFWSIINIIIILAGAIVLIIGFGISGKHFITVTTFTSAGNIGEDGTLSCTFEPDIKLNGIVIQWLKEGIKGLVHEFKEGKDDLSQQHEMFRGRTAVFADQVVVGNASLRLKNVQLTDAGTYTCYIHTSKGKGNANLEYKTGAFSMPEINVDYNASSESLRCEAPRWFPQPTVAWASQVDQGANFSEVSNTSFELNSENVTMKVVSVLYNVTINNTYSCMIENDIAKATGDIKVTDSEVKRRSQLELLNSGPSPCVSSVSAAGWALLSLSCCLMLR, encoded by the exons TATtattaacatcatcatcatcctggCTGGAGCCATCGTACTCATCATTGGCTTTGGTATTTCAG GCAAGCACTTCATCACGGTCACAACCTTCACCTCAGCTGGAAATATTGGAGAGGACGGGACCCTGAGCTGCACGTTTGAACCTGACATCAAACTCAATGGCATCGTCATCCAGTGGCTGAAGGAAGGCATCAAAGGTTTGGTCCATGAGTTCAAAGAGGGCAAAGACGACCTCTCACAGCAGCACGAGATGTTTCGAGGCCGGACAGCAGTGTTTGCAGATCAAGTGGTTGTTGGCAATGCTTCCCTGAGACTGAAAAATGTGCAGCTCACTGATGCTGGCACCTACACATGTTATATCCACACCTCAAAAGGCAAAGGGAATGCTAACCTTGAGTATAAGACTGGAG CCTTCAGTATGCCAGAGATTAATGTGGACTATAATGCCAGTTCGGAGAGTCTACGCTGTGAGGCTCCTCGGTGGTTCCCCcagcccacagtggcctgggcatCTCAAGTTGACCAAGGAGCCAACTTCTCAGAAGTCTCCAACACTAGCTTCGAGTTGAACTCTGAGAATGTGACCATGAAGGTCGTATCTGTGCTCTACAATGTCACAATCAACAACACATACTCCTGTATGATCGAAAACGATATTGCCAAAGCCACAGGGGACATCAAAGTGACAG ATTCAGAGGTCAAAAGGCGTAGTCAGCTGGAGCTGCTGAACTCTGGGCCTTCTCCGTGTGTTTCTTCCGTCTCTGCCGCTGGCTGGGCACTCCTATCTCTCTCCTGTTGCCTGATGCTAAGATGA